TCGTTGGTTGGGATAACCATTGCTACTGCGTCTAGCATCTCAGACTTAGCGATGATGCCATCTGCGCCAAAGCGAGCAGATTCGTTACCAGCGACATCTTCAACAAAACCTAGGATCTTAAGGTTTTTCAGGATCTCACGACGGATTGGTAGAGAGTTCTCGCCGATACCACCAGTGAAGATGATGCCGTCTAGAGAGTCTAGTGTTGCAAGGTAAGAAGCAACGTATTTAGCTACGCGGTATGTGAATACTTCGAAAGCCAGCTTAGCGCCTTCATGGCCCTCTTCCATAGCTTCTAAAATGCCACGAGCATCGCTCGTAAGACCAGACACACCTAGGAAGCCAGACTCCTTGTTAAGAGAGTTGAAGACCTGCTCTTGTGACCAACCCTTCTTAAGTAGGTATTCGATGATACCTGGGTCTAAGTCACCACAACGTGTGCCCATCATAAGGCCAGAAAGTGGTGTGAAACCCATTGACGTATCAACACTGTTACCGTCTTTGATAGCACATACTGATGCGCCGTTACCTAGGTGAACAGAGATGAAGCTAGATTCTTCAACTGGCTTGTTTAGCATCTTCGCAGCTTCACGGCTTACGAAGTAGTGGCTAGTACCGTGGAAGCCGTAACGACGTACACCGAAGTCTGTGTATAGTTCTTTAGCGATTGCACCAGTAAATGCGCGTTGTGGCATTGTTTGGTGGAAAGCCGTATCAAATACAGCGAACTGAGGCAGAGAAGGGAAAGCTTCAATCGCAGCGCGGATGCCGATAGCACCTGCTGGGTTATGAAGTGGAGCAAGATCAGATAGGCTTTCAATCTCGTTCGTTACTTCTTCAGTAATACGAACCGTTTGAGTGAACTTCTCACCACCGTGAACGATACGGTGACCGATAGCAACGATATCTGCCGTGAAACCAAGGTCTTCCATCAGGCCTACCAATTTGCCAATAGCAATCTTGTGGTGGCTACCTTCACCCTGAATAGCAATTTCAGTTTTCTCGCCTTGGTATTTCCAGCTCATACGAGCATCTTCAAGACCAAAACACTCCCCTAAGCCACTCAACACTGCTTCACCAGAAACAGAATCAATGACAGCAAATTTTAGGGATGAACTACCCGAGTTAATAACCAGAACAAACGAATTAGACATTGGATATGGATCCTGTTTCAGTACGAATTAGATGAAGTGTTTACTTCAATTTTAGTTAAGCCCATTATTCAATAATTTTTGAATCTTTCAACTTTTGTTTTGAAAAAATCACCAAATGAACACAATTAAGTTGATCTTAGTCATTAATTTATTTATTTCGAGAGCAAAATTAAAAAATAGTTGAATATGAAAATGAACAAACTGACAACGCAAACGAATGCTTGAACTATTTTTAACTTGATTTGAGTGATCCGGTAAGACGTTCAACATCATGAAACAAAGCAACAATACTCACCCTATCCCACACTCTCCATGCTCTAGAAGTTGAGCCCTGCGTAAACAGACTACACAGCAATTTAAGAGGCTTTTATTACTACTACCTCGACTTGTAGCACGTAATTTAAGTATAGCCTTACAATGCTATACAGCTACGTTAAACGGAGCAAGATAGAGTGATTGCTCCCTTCATCCGGGAGTTTGAACAATCATTTCTAACTGGGTTGCAGAAGTAATTTCAATCTTGGCGTGAAGTAAGGTGCATTAGTTATGCGCAGTGCGGTCGGAAGAATGAACAAGCAGGCACAAAAAAGCCGAGCATAATGCTCGGCTTTTAAATTCAGTGTCTAGACTAGAGCGTCTAAGCTAAAGGTTGATTAACCTTCGTTGCGCTCTGGACGACGACCACGGTTACCGCCGTTGCCATGGCCACGTTCGCCACGGTAGTTGCCACGGTGATCGCCACCACGGTTGCGGTCGAAACGACGCTCGCCATCACGGCCGCCTTCACGGTTGCCATCGCGGTTTCCGTCACGGTTGCCACGGTATCCACCGCGACCGCCTTCACGATTACCATCGCGGTTGCCATCACGGTTTCCGCGGTAACCACCACGACCACCATCACGACCACCACGGCCACCGTTACCACGACGTGGTTCACGGAAATCGTTGAAGTCTACAACAACAGCGCCAGCTTCTTTTTGACGGATGCGTAGCTTGCTTAGTTTACCAGCAGTTTCAGAGTTCATTGCTTTTGGCAGTTGAACGTAAGTTGAACCTTGGTCAAGTTTGATAGCACCGATAGAACCTTTAGTTAGGCCAAGTTCGTTTGCTAGTGCGCCAACGATATCTTTAACCTGAACACCTTGCTCACGGCCAACTTGTAGTTGGTAAGTATCCCAGTCTTGAGTATTGAAATCACGACCACCGTTATCACGGTTTTCACGACGCTCTTTACGACGGTTCTTGTCGCGCTCGATAGCAGCGATCATTGGGTCTTCACCAATGTAGAACAGTGGGCTCTTACCTT
The window above is part of the Vibrio chagasii genome. Proteins encoded here:
- a CDS encoding acetate/propionate family kinase, with product MSNSFVLVINSGSSSLKFAVIDSVSGEAVLSGLGECFGLEDARMSWKYQGEKTEIAIQGEGSHHKIAIGKLVGLMEDLGFTADIVAIGHRIVHGGEKFTQTVRITEEVTNEIESLSDLAPLHNPAGAIGIRAAIEAFPSLPQFAVFDTAFHQTMPQRAFTGAIAKELYTDFGVRRYGFHGTSHYFVSREAAKMLNKPVEESSFISVHLGNGASVCAIKDGNSVDTSMGFTPLSGLMMGTRCGDLDPGIIEYLLKKGWSQEQVFNSLNKESGFLGVSGLTSDARGILEAMEEGHEGAKLAFEVFTYRVAKYVASYLATLDSLDGIIFTGGIGENSLPIRREILKNLKILGFVEDVAGNESARFGADGIIAKSEMLDAVAMVIPTNEEFVIAQQSVELL